Part of the Vibrio sp. SCSIO 43137 genome, CATCAACGACGGGAGTGGCTTCTTCAGCAACAACGGTCTCAACATCCCACTCCTGAATCTCTTCAACCAGAGTTTCTGCCTTAGCGATATCACCATTGTTCTTTTCAATGATGGTCTCAATCTCAGGCTCTGCCGCCAGATCCGTTGCTTCGAGTTTATCCAGTAGCTTCTGGACATCTTCTAAATCAGGAACTTCAAACTCGTTATACTCAAGTTCAGTATAGGACGAATGATAGTCAGGTTGTAATTTTGGCTTAAGCTCGTTCTCAGCTTCTGCAACGATCGGTTCAGCAGGTTCCGCTGCAACCGCTGTTAAAACCGGCTCCGGCTCAGTAAACTCCAGCTCTTCATCCAGCAGCGAAGTGAAATATTCATCTAGTGCCTGCTCGCCAGACAGTACGTGCTCTTTGCTATTCATCGAGTGCAAGCCTCTCTAAATAGATAAGCAACTGTTTATAGGCGAACACACCACGACTTCCTTCTGCAAAGTGAGAAGCCGGCAGATGTTTAAGACTGGCATCGCGGAACTTGGTATCAATCGGAATAGCAGAACTCCAGACATGCTCCGGGTAATCTTTCTTAAGCTGATTAAGTGTGGTTAATGATGCTCTGGTACGTTTATCGTACATGGTTGGCACGATAGTGGTTTTGAAAGCACGGTTTCGCGACTTCTGCATAATGGCCAAAGTACGCACCATTCTTTCCAGTCCTTTCATGGCCAGAAACTCAGTCTGAACCGGGATTAAAATCCGGTCGCTGGCCGCAAGGGCATTCACCATCATCACACCCAGAATTGGCGGGCAGTCGATCAACACATAATCATAATCGCCATGTAACGCTAAAAGGGCTCTCTTCAGAATAAGCCCCATACCGCTACGGTTACCCATAACACGGTCCAGAGTGGCCAGTGACATATGAGCCGGAATAATATCAATATTATCGATTTCCGACGCCAGTGTAAGAGGCAATACTGTTTCTCTGGTGATTTCGCTGAGCTGGAAAAGGTCAAAAAGACTCTTCTCAACTTCATCAGAATCATAGCCAAGGTAGGTAGTCAAAGATGCATGCGGATCAGTATCCACAAGTAATACTCTGTGACCCTTTTTGCTCAGCAAACCAGCCAGGGTTACTGTGGTAGTGGTTTTGCCTACTCCACCTTTCTGGTTCGCTACGCTCCAGACGATCATCTTCGCTCCCTAGGACAAACCAAGTTCAACCAGCATGCGTTCTGCAATTCGCTCAAGCGGCAGATCTTCGGTAGAGATATTCGCTTTTGCAACAGCCTGAGGCATACCATAAACAACACAACTCTCTTCATCCTGAGCCCAGATAGTCGCACCGGCGGATTTAAGCATACGTGCACCTTCGCGGCCATCTGCACCCATACCGGTCAATACCATGGACAGAACTTTATCCTGATAAATTTTCGCTGCTGAGCCGAATGTTACATCAACACAAGGCTTGTAGTTCATTCGCTCACCGCCGTCTACGATACGCAGTTTCGCGGCTCCGGGACGACCTTCGATCATCATCTGCATGCCACCCGGCGCGAGATAGGCTACACCCGGTTTCAGCACATCACCATCTTCCGCTTCCTTTACCTGAATCTTACATAGTGAGTTAAGACGGCTGGCAAAAGCAGCAGTAAAGGTCGCTGGCATATGCTGAATCAAGACGATTGGCTGCGGATAGTTGGCAGGCAGCTTGGTAAGTATTTTTTGCAGTGCTACCGGTCCCCCTGTGGAGGTACCAATTGCCGTTAACTGGTATTTTTTACCTGATGCACGGAACTTGCCGGCCGGGGCACGTCGCTCAGGAGCCGCTGTTTTAGCGGTAGCTGTTCCTGCCAGTGGCTTGCGAAGTCCGCTGGCTGACGCTGAAGTCGTAGCAGTAGTCGTACGGCTGGTTGGCGTAGCAACCGGTGTGCGACGACGCATCAACATCTTCTTACGGGCAATCTCCTTAACACGTTGCTGAAGCAGTTGAGTCGCTTCGTCACGGTTACGGGCAATATCCTCAAACTTCTTAGGTAAGAAATCCAAAGCACCGGCGTCAAGAGCATCTAAGGTGGCACGGGCACCATCATGGGTCAGGGATGAAAACATCAGAATTGGCGTCGGCGCCACTTTCATGATCTCTTTCACCGCCGTAATGCCGTCCATTACCGGCATCTCGATATCCATTGTGACAACATCTGGTTTAACTTTAGTGACTTTCTCTATCGCTTCTTTGCCATTGGTGGCTACATCAACTACCTCTAATCTCGGGTCAGCATTAATAATTTCGCTAACACGACGACGGAAGAAGCTTGAATCGTCAACAACTAGTACTCTTACTGCCATATAGTCCTTCTTAAATTCGCGAACGCATCGCGTATTCCTTCAATAGGTTTGGTACGTCTAAAATCAATGCAATGTGACCATCACTTGTAATGGTCGCACCCGCCATGCCCGGCGTGCCTTGCAGCAACTCATCAAGAGGCTTAATCACCACCTCTTCCTGACCAATCAGGCTATCTACTACAAAACCAACTCTCTGGCTGCCAAGCTGGACGATCACCACATGGCCATGTCCTTTACGCTCATCAACACTACCCGCTTTCGGTACCAGCCAGTTCTGCAGATAGAACAGAGGTATCGATTTCTCACGAACGATAATCGTTAGCTGACCATCAACCACGTTAGTCTTAGTCAAATCAAGGTTAAAGATCTCATTGACGCTCGCCAGTGGCAGAGCAAACGGCTGGTCACAAACACCTACCATCAGTGTCGGCAGAATCGCCAGAGTCAATGGTACCTTGATGGTAATCTTGGTTCCTTTACCCAGTTCAGAGTCAACATCGACCGAACCGTTCAGAGTGTTAATGGCGGTTTTAACCACATCCATACCAACACCACGGCCGGAGATATCAGAAATTTTCTCTTTACTGGAGAAGCCCGGTGCAAAGATAAGGTTAAAACACTCTTTGTCTGTCAGGCGTGATGCAGCTTCAGTATCCATTAACCCTTTGTTGACAGCGATTTCGCGCAGCTTATCAGGGTTCATACCGCCACCGTCATCAACGATAGCCAGTTCAATATGATCACCTTCCTGAGACGCAGACAGGATTACTTTACCGGTTCTCGGTTTACCCGCTTTCTCACGTGCGTCCGGCATTTCAATACCATGGTCAACGGAGTTACGTACCAGGTGGATCAGTGGATCGGCTAGTGCTTCTACCAGGTTCTTATCCAGATCGGTATCTTCACCGCGCATTTCAAGAACAATGTCTTTTTTCAGGGTACGGGCGATATCACGTACAACACGAGGGAAACGGCCAAACACTTTCTTGATTGGCTGCATGCGGGTTTTCATCACCGCGCCCTGCAAGTCTGCTGTCACGATATCAAGGTTAGCCACCGCTTTTGACATCTCTTCGTCATTACGGCTCAGACCAAGGCTCACCAGACGGTTACGCACCAGTACCAGCTCACCCACCATATTCATGATGGTATCAAGGGTCGAGGTATCGACACGGACTGTTGCTTCAGCCTGAGGTTTAGCGGCTGCCTGTTGTTTTGCTTTCGCCTTGTCATCTTTAGCCGGCGCTTTTGCAGCAGGTTTGGCTGCAGGTGCTGCGGCTTTAGGTGCAGGAGCAGGTTTCGCAGCTTCAACTGCTTTAGGCTTAGCAGCTTCTACGTTGGCTGATGCAGGTTTAGTGGCGGCATCCAGCTCTTCCTGAGACGGGCCTTTGCCTGAGCCATGAAGTTGATCAAGCAACTTCTCGAACTCATCATCCGTCATCAGATCCTGATCGTCATTCGTCGCACCAGAAACCGGTGCTGCTGGTGCCGGCGGAGGGGTTGGCTCTGCTACAGGGGCAGAATCTCCGGCGCCCGGAGCCCCACCTTTGCCGTGCAACTCATCC contains:
- a CDS encoding ParA family protein; the protein is MIVWSVANQKGGVGKTTTTVTLAGLLSKKGHRVLLVDTDPHASLTTYLGYDSDEVEKSLFDLFQLSEITRETVLPLTLASEIDNIDIIPAHMSLATLDRVMGNRSGMGLILKRALLALHGDYDYVLIDCPPILGVMMVNALAASDRILIPVQTEFLAMKGLERMVRTLAIMQKSRNRAFKTTIVPTMYDKRTRASLTTLNQLKKDYPEHVWSSAIPIDTKFRDASLKHLPASHFAEGSRGVFAYKQLLIYLERLALDE
- a CDS encoding protein-glutamate methylesterase/protein-glutamine glutaminase — protein: MAVRVLVVDDSSFFRRRVSEIINADPRLEVVDVATNGKEAIEKVTKVKPDVVTMDIEMPVMDGITAVKEIMKVAPTPILMFSSLTHDGARATLDALDAGALDFLPKKFEDIARNRDEATQLLQQRVKEIARKKMLMRRRTPVATPTSRTTTATTSASASGLRKPLAGTATAKTAAPERRAPAGKFRASGKKYQLTAIGTSTGGPVALQKILTKLPANYPQPIVLIQHMPATFTAAFASRLNSLCKIQVKEAEDGDVLKPGVAYLAPGGMQMMIEGRPGAAKLRIVDGGERMNYKPCVDVTFGSAAKIYQDKVLSMVLTGMGADGREGARMLKSAGATIWAQDEESCVVYGMPQAVAKANISTEDLPLERIAERMLVELGLS
- a CDS encoding chemotaxis protein CheA is translated as MSYELDEEILQDFLVEAGEILELLSEQLIELENNPEDTELLNAIFRGFHTVKGGAGFLSLTELVDACHGAENVFDILRNGQRSVTAELMDTILQALDAINIMFAAVQERDSLTPADPALLEELHRLSKPESADEAAASAPAAEPEPVVEAEPEPVAEESAPAAQHSSIDDISQDEFEKLLDELHGKGGAPGSSAQAEAPAPAAPASAPAADNGDITDDEFEKLLDELHGKGGAPGAGDSAPVAEPTPPPAPAAPVSGATNDDQDLMTDDEFEKLLDQLHGSGKGPSQEELDAATKPASANVEAAKPKAVEAAKPAPAPKAAAPAAKPAAKAPAKDDKAKAKQQAAAKPQAEATVRVDTSTLDTIMNMVGELVLVRNRLVSLGLSRNDEEMSKAVANLDIVTADLQGAVMKTRMQPIKKVFGRFPRVVRDIARTLKKDIVLEMRGEDTDLDKNLVEALADPLIHLVRNSVDHGIEMPDAREKAGKPRTGKVILSASQEGDHIELAIVDDGGGMNPDKLREIAVNKGLMDTEAASRLTDKECFNLIFAPGFSSKEKISDISGRGVGMDVVKTAINTLNGSVDVDSELGKGTKITIKVPLTLAILPTLMVGVCDQPFALPLASVNEIFNLDLTKTNVVDGQLTIIVREKSIPLFYLQNWLVPKAGSVDERKGHGHVVIVQLGSQRVGFVVDSLIGQEEVVIKPLDELLQGTPGMAGATITSDGHIALILDVPNLLKEYAMRSRI